A stretch of Thermotoga sp. SG1 DNA encodes these proteins:
- a CDS encoding exopolysaccharide transport family protein has product MEEKELTLSDILLMFKRRSKLFWIVLVLTVFATGVYLLLATPQYEASAKVKVSTQKGMSLGLSIEGLLGGLSSLFGSGGSAIEDEIEIMLSRRNIVAVIDELDLVHKLLDEKDIEKAKENGLTESELKLSLYNYMVEKLITVEPVKNSNILEVKFTWRDPKLAAEVANRIVENYVKISESIAKTQLGAKKAFLEEQIPKVEQELKEAESKLKVFKEQNKIYSVEAQMEALIERYSSLLQKMEESRIAMEAAQKQFEFFSKELKDLDIEIEQIRDSITFDPIISQLKNRLINIQIELAGLMERYTETNPAVVQKKAELEETQKQLKTELERLLTSQVKKTGHPIYEEALSNLIKAESERILYQTQYEAFKKLYEDLDKELSKLPELEQKLIELERDYKVKETIYTTLLQAKYESLISEAAITANANVIDWAVPPLSPTKPNKKLTLAIGGVLGIFLGILAVFFAELSDRRIKSESEAEYFLGLEKIVARVPLTQNEEVIEKALGISAVKSGKVLFITALEDGAGVSTVARYMAKLLSKKEKVLLLTEEKVEGAFDRKDIFDLLKNPDVLEELKERYDRIVIDAPSLKRTPEFLPIAEKSDTVYIVVRLEHTLAEDLKMLHSLKKIDGFILNGLTKKNSTYVR; this is encoded by the coding sequence GTGGAAGAAAAAGAACTCACACTCTCAGACATTCTTTTGATGTTCAAAAGAAGATCGAAACTTTTCTGGATCGTTCTTGTTCTTACAGTCTTTGCAACGGGTGTTTATCTTCTGCTTGCAACACCTCAGTACGAAGCCTCCGCGAAGGTGAAAGTCTCAACACAGAAAGGAATGAGCCTTGGTCTTTCCATCGAAGGACTTCTTGGAGGACTATCTAGTCTTTTCGGTTCGGGTGGAAGTGCCATCGAAGATGAAATCGAGATCATGCTCTCTCGAAGAAACATCGTGGCCGTGATCGACGAACTCGATCTTGTCCACAAACTCCTCGACGAAAAGGACATAGAAAAGGCAAAAGAGAACGGTCTCACAGAGAGCGAATTGAAACTCTCCCTCTACAACTACATGGTGGAAAAACTGATAACGGTGGAACCGGTGAAGAATTCAAACATACTGGAAGTCAAGTTCACTTGGCGTGATCCGAAACTTGCCGCCGAGGTGGCAAACAGAATCGTCGAAAATTATGTCAAGATAAGTGAAAGCATCGCAAAGACACAACTTGGTGCAAAAAAAGCGTTCCTTGAAGAGCAAATTCCAAAGGTAGAACAGGAATTAAAAGAAGCAGAGAGCAAACTCAAGGTCTTCAAAGAACAGAACAAGATATACTCTGTTGAAGCTCAAATGGAAGCCCTGATAGAGCGTTACTCTTCTCTTCTACAAAAGATGGAAGAATCCAGAATCGCCATGGAGGCTGCACAGAAACAGTTTGAGTTCTTCTCAAAAGAACTCAAAGATCTCGATATCGAAATCGAACAGATCAGAGACAGCATCACCTTCGATCCGATCATTTCCCAACTCAAAAACAGACTGATCAACATTCAGATAGAACTTGCCGGTCTCATGGAGCGTTACACAGAGACAAACCCGGCGGTGGTACAGAAGAAGGCAGAGCTTGAGGAAACTCAAAAACAACTCAAAACTGAACTCGAAAGACTCCTCACCTCCCAAGTGAAAAAAACAGGGCATCCCATATACGAAGAAGCCCTGAGCAATCTCATAAAGGCAGAATCTGAAAGGATCCTCTACCAGACCCAGTACGAAGCCTTCAAGAAGCTCTACGAAGATCTGGACAAAGAACTTTCCAAGCTTCCAGAACTTGAGCAGAAACTGATAGAACTTGAAAGAGACTACAAGGTAAAAGAAACGATCTACACTACACTTCTTCAAGCAAAATACGAGTCTCTCATCTCTGAAGCCGCCATCACTGCCAACGCGAACGTCATAGACTGGGCGGTACCACCTTTGAGCCCGACAAAACCCAACAAGAAACTCACACTCGCGATTGGAGGTGTTCTCGGAATCTTCCTTGGGATCCTCGCCGTTTTCTTTGCCGAGCTCTCAGACAGAAGGATCAAGTCTGAAAGTGAGGCAGAATACTTCCTTGGCCTGGAAAAAATCGTTGCAAGAGTTCCACTAACACAGAACGAAGAGGTGATAGAAAAAGCCCTTGGAATTTCCGCTGTGAAATCAGGAAAAGTCCTCTTCATCACAGCCCTCGAAGATGGTGCAGGAGTGAGCACAGTCGCGAGATACATGGCAAAGCTGCTCTCAAAAAAAGAAAAGGTGTTACTCCTTACAGAAGAAAAAGTGGAGGGCGCTTTCGACAGAAAAGACATTTTCGACCTTCTGAAAAATCCCGACGTTCTCGAAGAACTGAAAGAGCGCTACGACAGGATTGTAATAGACGCTCCATCGCTGAAAAGAACACCGGAATTTCTTCCGATAGCAGAAAAAAGCGACACAGTCTACATCGTTGTCAGACTCGAACACACCCTCGCTGAAGACTTGAAGATGCTTCACTCACTGAAGAAGATAGACGGTTTCATCTTGAACGGACTGACAAAAAAGAATTCAACGTATGTGAGATAA
- the nadE gene encoding NAD(+) synthase → MKESLIGFIKEKIKEYNYRGAVVGVSGGVDSTVVLSLCVQALGKDRVFALVLPERDSSKDSVKDAIDLCETLGVEYRKRSITPILRKIGVYKLFPPKLFFPESVVKRYVMNRWNTLSKDPFLDDLKNDGSEEFLKGLAYYRIKHRVRMCLLYFEAEKRGYAVVGTTNKTEYLTGLYVKWGDEAVDIEPIMHLYKTQVFELAKELNVPEKILKNPPSPDLIPGVTDEMAFGMSYMELDRILMKLEKNEDLSDEDPEKVERVRKILELSEKYRRKIPITFDRI, encoded by the coding sequence ATGAAAGAAAGCCTCATCGGTTTCATAAAAGAAAAAATAAAAGAATACAACTACAGAGGAGCCGTCGTTGGTGTGAGCGGTGGGGTGGATTCTACCGTTGTTCTTTCACTGTGTGTTCAGGCGCTGGGAAAAGACAGAGTCTTTGCGCTCGTTCTCCCTGAGAGAGACTCCTCGAAAGATTCGGTGAAGGATGCCATAGATCTCTGTGAAACACTCGGGGTCGAGTACAGAAAAAGATCGATCACACCCATTTTGAGAAAGATCGGTGTCTACAAACTTTTTCCTCCAAAACTTTTCTTTCCAGAGTCTGTGGTGAAAAGATACGTTATGAACAGATGGAACACACTCTCAAAAGATCCCTTCCTCGATGATCTCAAAAACGACGGATCTGAAGAGTTTTTAAAGGGCCTTGCCTACTACAGAATAAAGCACAGGGTCAGAATGTGTCTTCTCTACTTTGAAGCAGAAAAGAGGGGATACGCCGTTGTGGGAACAACGAACAAAACAGAGTACCTGACAGGCCTGTACGTGAAATGGGGAGACGAGGCAGTCGATATAGAACCCATCATGCACCTGTACAAAACCCAGGTGTTTGAGCTAGCAAAAGAGCTGAACGTTCCAGAAAAGATCCTGAAGAACCCTCCCTCCCCAGATCTCATCCCCGGTGTCACAGACGAGATGGCGTTTGGCATGAGCTACATGGAACTCGACCGTATTCTGATGAAGCTCGAAAAAAATGAGGACCTCTCAGATGAAGATCCTGAGAAAGTAGAGAGGGTGAGAAAGATACTGGAGCTTTCAGAGAAATACAGAAGAAAAATTCCGATCACCTTTGATAGAATATGA
- a CDS encoding Holliday junction resolvase-like protein, with the protein MTVLIIVILIIVVFILTRNLLKMSREIQELRGKIESNAMKMFEEWKKSEWELQRRVLEANLKREYEVKFQEWKMEEERRIREDAISKSKSVIMGQVTEHLIPFFPEFRYNPKDARFIGTPVDFVVFDGLSEGNLRRIVFVEVKTGKTGNLNTRERQVRDVVEKREVYWEKLHYRGE; encoded by the coding sequence ATGACGGTTTTGATCATCGTAATTCTCATCATCGTTGTTTTTATCCTGACAAGGAACCTTCTGAAAATGTCACGCGAGATCCAGGAACTCAGGGGAAAAATTGAGAGCAACGCTATGAAAATGTTTGAGGAGTGGAAGAAGAGCGAGTGGGAACTTCAGAGAAGAGTTCTTGAGGCAAATTTGAAAAGAGAATACGAAGTGAAGTTTCAGGAGTGGAAGATGGAAGAGGAGAGAAGGATCAGAGAGGATGCTATCAGCAAAAGCAAAAGTGTGATAATGGGTCAGGTTACAGAGCACCTGATACCTTTCTTCCCGGAATTCAGATACAATCCAAAAGATGCAAGATTTATAGGAACTCCAGTGGATTTTGTGGTCTTCGATGGTCTGAGTGAAGGAAACTTGAGAAGGATAGTGTTTGTTGAAGTCAAGACGGGAAAAACGGGAAATCTGAACACCAGAGAAAGACAGGTAAGGGACGTGGTGGAAAAAAGAGAGGTTTACTGGGAGAAATTACATTATCGCGGAGAGTGA
- the ispF gene encoding 2-C-methyl-D-erythritol 2,4-cyclodiphosphate synthase, which translates to MFVGFGYDRHPLVEGRRLVLAGVEIDSPVGSLGHSDGDVLSHAIIDALFGASGFGDIGAWFPETKEYKDANSLDLLKRTVKILEERGFSVVNVDATVMVSVVKLSSYREEIVKNLKNVLKTTHVNVKFKSGNTLGFEGEGKGISAWAVCLVEEKRCTKST; encoded by the coding sequence ATGTTCGTTGGCTTTGGATACGACAGACATCCACTCGTTGAGGGAAGAAGGCTGGTCCTTGCGGGGGTGGAGATAGACTCCCCCGTTGGAAGCCTCGGGCATTCCGACGGAGATGTTCTCTCACATGCGATCATAGACGCTCTTTTTGGTGCAAGCGGTTTTGGTGACATAGGAGCGTGGTTTCCGGAGACAAAAGAATACAAAGACGCAAACAGCCTGGATCTTCTGAAAAGAACAGTGAAGATTCTGGAGGAGAGAGGGTTCAGTGTGGTCAACGTGGACGCGACGGTGATGGTATCTGTTGTGAAACTTTCTTCCTACAGAGAAGAGATAGTGAAGAACCTGAAAAATGTGTTGAAAACAACCCACGTGAACGTGAAGTTCAAGAGCGGAAACACGCTGGGATTTGAAGGAGAAGGGAAAGGGATCTCTGCCTGGGCTGTGTGTCTTGTGGAGGAGAAAAGATGTACGAAGAGTACATAA
- a CDS encoding nucleotidyltransferase family protein — translation MYEEYIRAWVERKKKEEEKMKLLAQRALEEAKKVTSVLREKYGVKRVVLFGSLAKYLRGAEEFTERSDIDLAVEGLPKEAYFRVLSEINRLSEFEIDLIDLEGCPAFLRNLIEREGMEIEGRTDSLTDSGDR, via the coding sequence ATGTACGAAGAGTACATAAGGGCCTGGGTAGAGAGAAAAAAGAAAGAAGAGGAAAAGATGAAATTGCTGGCTCAGAGGGCTCTTGAAGAGGCAAAGAAGGTCACCAGTGTGCTGAGAGAAAAGTACGGTGTAAAAAGGGTGGTTCTTTTTGGCTCTCTTGCGAAGTATTTGAGAGGGGCAGAAGAGTTCACTGAGCGATCCGATATCGATCTTGCGGTGGAAGGCCTTCCGAAAGAAGCGTACTTCAGGGTGCTCTCTGAGATCAACAGGCTCTCTGAGTTCGAGATAGATCTGATCGATCTTGAAGGATGTCCAGCGTTTCTCAGGAACCTGATCGAAAGGGAGGGAATGGAGATTGAAGGGAGAACAGATTCTCTCACTGATAGCGGAGATAGATGA
- a CDS encoding Cof-type HAD-IIB family hydrolase, translating into MYRVFVFDLDGTLFNDNLEISEKDKAAIEKISKKCHVVFASGRMLVSTLNVEKRYFKRTFPTIAYNGAMVYLPDEGVVLNEKIPPEVAKKVVEYIKSFNVHWQAYIDDVLYSEKDNEEIRSYAKHSSVDYRVEPNLFDLVSKVGTTKILLIDTPERLDELKEILSERFKDVVKVFKSFPTYLEIVPKNVDKGKALRFLRERMNWKKEEIVVFGDNENDLFMFEEAGLRVAMGNAIEKVKEASDIVTLTNNDSGVSHVLERISTDCFDE; encoded by the coding sequence TTGTACAGGGTGTTCGTTTTTGACCTGGACGGAACGCTCTTCAACGACAACCTGGAGATCTCAGAAAAAGACAAAGCGGCCATCGAGAAGATCTCAAAAAAGTGCCACGTTGTCTTTGCAAGCGGAAGAATGCTCGTTTCCACACTGAACGTGGAGAAAAGATACTTCAAAAGAACCTTTCCCACGATCGCCTACAACGGTGCGATGGTTTATCTCCCAGACGAGGGAGTCGTTCTGAACGAGAAGATCCCACCTGAGGTGGCAAAGAAGGTTGTGGAGTACATAAAGTCGTTCAACGTTCACTGGCAAGCCTACATAGATGATGTTCTCTACTCTGAAAAGGATAACGAGGAGATAAGAAGTTACGCAAAACACTCCAGTGTTGACTATCGTGTTGAACCGAATCTTTTTGATCTCGTCTCAAAGGTGGGAACGACGAAGATTCTTCTCATCGACACTCCAGAAAGACTCGACGAACTGAAAGAGATCCTCTCTGAAAGGTTCAAAGATGTGGTGAAGGTCTTCAAGTCTTTTCCGACGTACCTTGAGATCGTTCCAAAGAACGTGGACAAGGGAAAGGCACTGAGGTTTTTGAGGGAGAGGATGAACTGGAAAAAGGAAGAGATCGTCGTTTTCGGTGACAACGAGAACGACCTGTTCATGTTCGAAGAAGCCGGCCTTCGTGTTGCAATGGGAAACGCCATAGAAAAGGTGAAGGAGGCATCGGACATTGTCACGCTCACTAACAACGATTCTGGTGTGTCTCACGTTCTTGAGCGCATTTCCACAGATTGTTTTGATGAATGA
- a CDS encoding phospholipase D-like domain-containing protein yields MKRLLLPFLLLSEVLLSQVYFSTVDDLSFLVVSHLASASEVTIVAYSIDPNYLGLKRPRMATEVPVEGAFVHISDGLLHSKFIVLDHETVIFGSANFNRSSLEEHLNNLIVFHSKEIANFFEKIYDWLVFGRKPQIQLRTKEGEFFLIPAIDGEKIVLDTLWKAKRYVLLCSYAFTDEDVFATLKFLSSRGVKIYIITDEWFESSRLRELPLETFHVLEVKEPLMHHKFLIVDGKVLITGSANFTESGFHRNVEVMFKTSNREYVESFEEEFNRIWRGYFVQGVRF; encoded by the coding sequence TTGAAAAGACTCCTTCTTCCGTTTCTTCTTCTGAGTGAAGTCCTTCTTTCACAGGTCTACTTCAGCACGGTGGATGACCTTTCTTTTCTTGTCGTCTCACACCTGGCGTCTGCAAGTGAGGTGACGATCGTTGCCTACTCGATCGACCCGAACTACCTCGGCCTGAAGAGACCCAGGATGGCCACAGAAGTTCCTGTAGAAGGTGCCTTCGTTCACATCTCAGATGGGCTTCTTCACTCGAAGTTCATCGTACTCGACCACGAAACGGTGATCTTCGGCTCTGCGAACTTCAACAGGTCGAGTCTTGAAGAACATCTGAACAACCTCATCGTGTTTCACTCGAAAGAGATAGCGAACTTCTTCGAGAAGATATACGACTGGCTCGTTTTTGGGAGAAAACCACAGATTCAACTCAGAACAAAAGAAGGAGAATTCTTCCTCATACCAGCGATTGACGGTGAAAAAATCGTTCTCGACACCCTCTGGAAGGCAAAAAGGTACGTTCTTCTTTGCAGTTACGCCTTTACGGACGAAGACGTCTTCGCCACACTGAAGTTTCTCTCCTCCCGTGGAGTGAAGATCTACATCATCACGGACGAGTGGTTCGAGTCCTCAAGACTCAGGGAACTTCCCCTTGAAACCTTCCACGTTCTCGAAGTGAAAGAGCCTCTCATGCACCACAAGTTTCTGATCGTTGATGGGAAGGTCCTGATCACGGGATCTGCCAACTTCACAGAGAGCGGGTTTCACAGAAATGTGGAGGTGATGTTCAAAACGAGTAACAGAGAGTACGTAGAATCTTTCGAGGAAGAGTTCAACAGAATCTGGAGGGGATACTTTGTACAGGGTGTTCGTTTTTGA